The following coding sequences are from one Epilithonimonas vandammei window:
- the infA gene encoding translation initiation factor IF-1 yields the protein MAKQKHIEQDGVITEALSNAQFRVELENGHVLIAHISGKMRMHYIKLLPGDKVRLELSPYDLTKGRITFRY from the coding sequence ATGGCTAAACAGAAACATATAGAACAAGACGGTGTGATAACGGAAGCACTTTCCAACGCACAGTTCCGCGTAGAGCTAGAGAATGGGCATGTATTAATTGCCCATATTTCTGGTAAAATGAGAATGCATTATATAAAACTCTTACCTGGAGACAAGGTAAGACTCGAACTCTCTCCTTATGACTTGACTAAAGGGAGAATAACTTTTAGATATTAA
- the secY gene encoding preprotein translocase subunit SecY has product MKEFIQTLKNIWSLKELRDKIILTLTLVLVYRFASYVSLPAINMAEVGNLLQHYKNQGGNQQGAGLLGLLSSFTGGAFSRASIMALGIMPYISASIIVQLMGMAIPYLQKLQKDGESGRNTLNQITRWLTIGVCLVQAPSYLTSVTQYFLPYSQFQSAYYIDPASIMFWLPSIVILVAGSVFAMWLGEKITDKGIGNGISILIMVGILADLPTAFYQEVLTQNGKGGLGSIMILVEIIFWLLVVLLAIILSVAVRKIPIQYVSRAQARGGVSRNLMEGARQWIPLKVNAAGVMPIIFAQALMFVPGLLTKVDESNTFLAGFKNVFSWQYNVLFALLIIIFSFFYTAITIPVNQMADDLKRNGGLIPKVRPGKETADYLDDILSKITLPGAIFLSIFAVLPAIVHGAFVQTDRFALFFGGTSLLIMVGVILDTVQQINTYLLNHHYDGLMQSKLSRSSNY; this is encoded by the coding sequence ATGAAAGAATTTATACAAACACTAAAAAACATTTGGAGTCTGAAAGAGCTTAGAGATAAAATTATCTTGACACTCACTTTGGTCCTTGTGTATAGATTCGCATCTTATGTTTCTCTTCCTGCTATTAATATGGCAGAAGTAGGAAACTTACTACAGCATTACAAAAACCAAGGCGGGAACCAACAAGGAGCCGGCCTTTTGGGTTTATTGTCTTCTTTCACTGGTGGAGCATTTAGCCGAGCTTCCATTATGGCACTAGGAATTATGCCATATATTTCTGCCTCTATTATCGTACAGCTGATGGGAATGGCTATTCCATATCTTCAGAAGTTGCAGAAAGACGGAGAAAGTGGGAGAAACACTTTGAACCAAATAACAAGATGGTTAACAATTGGGGTTTGTCTTGTACAGGCACCATCTTATCTTACATCTGTAACTCAATATTTTTTGCCTTATTCGCAATTTCAGTCAGCATATTATATAGACCCAGCGTCCATTATGTTCTGGCTTCCAAGTATTGTGATCCTGGTAGCGGGATCCGTATTTGCAATGTGGCTTGGAGAAAAAATTACAGATAAAGGTATTGGTAACGGTATTTCAATTCTGATCATGGTGGGTATCCTTGCGGACCTTCCTACAGCTTTTTACCAAGAAGTGCTTACACAGAATGGTAAAGGAGGACTAGGAAGCATTATGATTCTAGTTGAGATCATATTCTGGTTATTGGTTGTATTGTTGGCAATTATTCTTTCTGTTGCAGTTAGAAAAATTCCGATTCAGTATGTTAGCAGAGCTCAGGCTAGAGGCGGAGTAAGCAGAAATCTGATGGAAGGAGCTAGACAATGGATTCCATTAAAAGTAAATGCCGCTGGAGTAATGCCGATCATCTTTGCTCAAGCACTGATGTTCGTTCCAGGATTGCTTACTAAAGTAGATGAATCTAACACCTTTTTGGCAGGATTCAAAAATGTATTCAGCTGGCAGTACAATGTATTGTTTGCATTATTGATTATAATTTTCTCATTTTTCTATACGGCGATTACCATTCCGGTGAATCAGATGGCTGATGATCTCAAACGAAATGGTGGATTGATACCAAAGGTGAGACCAGGGAAAGAAACGGCTGATTATCTAGATGATATTTTATCTAAGATAACCTTGCCAGGTGCGATTTTTTTATCTATCTTTGCAGTCCTTCCGGCAATAGTGCACGGAGCGTTTGTTCAGACAGATAGATTTGCCCTGTTTTTCGGTGGTACATCGTTATTGATTATGGTTGGAGTTATCTTAGATACCGTTCAACAAATCAATACATATCTGCTGAACCATCATTATGATGGGTTGATGCAATCTAAATTATCAAGATCATCAAACTATTAA
- the rplO gene encoding 50S ribosomal protein L15 yields the protein MNLNNIQPATGSTHNSKRIGRGQGSGKGGTSTKGHKGQKARAGYSQKIGFEGGQMPLQRRLPKFGFKNINRKEFRAINLDTIQTLIDTKNITGDITRDVLVENGLASKNELVKILGRGDLKAGVSISADKFTKSAEEAINKAGGKAITL from the coding sequence ATGAATTTAAATAATATACAACCAGCAACAGGTTCTACTCACAATTCAAAAAGAATTGGTAGAGGACAAGGTAGCGGTAAAGGTGGTACTTCGACAAAAGGACATAAGGGTCAAAAAGCGAGAGCTGGTTATTCTCAGAAAATCGGTTTTGAAGGTGGACAGATGCCTTTGCAAAGAAGATTACCTAAATTTGGTTTCAAAAACATTAATAGAAAAGAGTTTAGAGCAATCAACCTTGATACGATTCAAACTTTGATCGATACTAAAAATATCACTGGTGATATCACTAGAGATGTATTAGTAGAAAACGGTCTAGCTTCTAAAAATGAATTAGTAAAAATACTAGGAAGAGGTGATTTGAAAGCTGGTGTTTCAATCTCTGCCGATAAATTTACTAAGTCTGCTGAGGAAGCAATCAATAAGGCTGGAGGTAAAGCAATTACTCTTTAA
- the rpmD gene encoding 50S ribosomal protein L30, which produces MATIKVKLVRSAINRSKTQKRTLEALGFKRLQQVVEHEATPSILGMIASVSHLLEVQK; this is translated from the coding sequence ATGGCAACAATCAAAGTAAAATTAGTTAGAAGTGCTATTAATCGTTCTAAAACTCAGAAAAGAACACTGGAAGCACTAGGTTTCAAAAGACTTCAGCAAGTTGTAGAACACGAAGCAACACCATCTATCTTAGGTATGATTGCTTCTGTAAGTCACTTACTGGAAGTTCAAAAATAA
- the rpsE gene encoding 30S ribosomal protein S5, whose translation MLDSNIERVKPGGLELKDRLVAVNRVTKVTKGGRAFGFSAIVVVGNEDGVIGYGLGKSKEVASAIAKAVEDAKKNLVKVPVINHTIPHQTSARYGGADIFLRPASHGTGLIAGGAVRAVLESAGVHDVLSKSKGSSNPHNVVKATFNALLDIRRPEEIARMRGVSLSKVFNG comes from the coding sequence ATGTTAGATAGTAATATAGAAAGAGTAAAACCTGGAGGATTAGAATTGAAAGATCGTCTGGTTGCTGTAAATAGAGTAACTAAAGTAACAAAAGGTGGTAGAGCATTTGGTTTTTCTGCAATTGTAGTTGTAGGAAACGAAGATGGTGTTATCGGTTACGGACTTGGAAAATCTAAGGAAGTTGCTTCTGCTATTGCTAAGGCTGTAGAGGATGCTAAGAAAAACTTGGTAAAAGTTCCTGTAATCAATCATACTATTCCTCACCAGACTTCTGCTAGATACGGTGGTGCTGATATCTTCTTGAGACCAGCGTCTCACGGTACAGGACTTATCGCTGGTGGTGCTGTAAGAGCGGTACTGGAGTCTGCAGGGGTACACGATGTATTGTCAAAATCTAAAGGTTCTTCTAACCCTCACAATGTTGTAAAGGCAACTTTCAACGCATTATTGGATATCAGAAGACCAGAAGAGATTGCAAGAATGAGAGGAGTTTCTTTAAGTAAAGTGTTTAACGGTTAA
- the rplR gene encoding 50S ribosomal protein L18 — protein MALTKVEKRIRIKRRVRGKISGSAELPRLSVFKSNKEIYAQLVDDKEGKTLVSASSREKGVDAKGTKTEVSEAVGKAIAAKALAAGIENVVFDRNGFVYHGRVKALADGAREAGLKF, from the coding sequence ATGGCATTAACAAAAGTTGAAAAACGAATCAGAATCAAAAGAAGAGTAAGAGGAAAGATCTCCGGATCTGCAGAATTACCAAGATTGTCTGTATTCAAAAGTAATAAAGAGATCTACGCTCAGTTAGTAGATGATAAAGAAGGTAAAACATTAGTGTCTGCGTCTTCCAGAGAGAAAGGTGTAGATGCTAAAGGAACTAAAACCGAGGTTTCTGAAGCAGTTGGTAAAGCTATTGCAGCTAAAGCTCTTGCAGCAGGAATCGAGAATGTTGTATTTGATAGAAATGGTTTCGTGTATCATGGTAGAGTAAAAGCTCTTGCTGACGGTGCTAGAGAAGCAGGTCTTAAATTCTAA
- the rplF gene encoding 50S ribosomal protein L6, translating to MSRIGKAIIEVPAGITVSQKDNVVTVKGPKGELSQELTGGISFSQEDGVLTFTRPSDSKEHKALHGLYRALVNNMIVGTSTGFTKQLELVGVGYRASHNGQRLELALGFSHAIVLELPKEVTLDTLTEKGKNPIITLSSYDNQLLGMVAAKIRSFRKPEPYKGKGVKFVGEIIRRKAGKSA from the coding sequence ATGTCAAGAATTGGTAAAGCAATTATAGAAGTTCCTGCTGGTATTACAGTTTCTCAAAAAGATAACGTTGTAACAGTTAAAGGTCCTAAAGGAGAATTATCTCAGGAGCTTACAGGAGGAATCAGCTTCTCACAAGAAGACGGTGTGCTTACATTCACTCGTCCTTCAGACTCAAAAGAACATAAAGCGCTACACGGTTTATACAGAGCGCTTGTCAACAATATGATTGTTGGTACTTCTACAGGATTTACTAAGCAATTAGAATTAGTAGGGGTTGGATACAGAGCATCTCACAATGGACAGAGATTAGAACTTGCTCTAGGTTTCTCGCACGCTATTGTACTAGAATTACCGAAAGAGGTTACTCTAGATACATTGACTGAAAAAGGTAAGAATCCTATCATTACATTATCTTCTTACGATAATCAACTTCTTGGAATGGTGGCTGCAAAGATCAGATCTTTCAGAAAACCTGAGCCATATAAAGGAAAAGGTGTGAAATTCGTGGGTGAAATCATCAGAAGAAAAGCCGGTAAATCTGCATAA
- the rpsH gene encoding 30S ribosomal protein S8 — translation MVTDPISDFLTRVRNAQSAGHKVVEIPASKIKKEITKILFDQGYILNYKFEDNAVQGSIKIALKYDKQTNKPAIKSIQRASRPGLRQYKGSEELPRVLNGLGVAIISTSKGVMTDKKARQEKVGGEVICYVY, via the coding sequence ATGGTAACAGATCCAATTTCAGATTTCCTAACAAGAGTAAGGAACGCACAAAGCGCAGGCCACAAAGTGGTGGAAATTCCTGCATCGAAAATCAAAAAAGAGATCACTAAGATTCTTTTCGACCAAGGTTATATCCTAAACTATAAGTTTGAGGATAATGCGGTTCAGGGAAGTATCAAGATCGCTTTGAAGTATGATAAGCAAACAAACAAACCTGCTATCAAGTCTATTCAAAGAGCTTCTAGACCAGGTCTTCGTCAGTACAAAGGTTCTGAAGAACTTCCAAGAGTACTAAACGGACTAGGCGTAGCAATCATCTCTACTTCTAAAGGTGTGATGACTGATAAGAAAGCCAGACAAGAGAAAGTGGGAGGCGAAGTAATTTGCTACGTATATTAA
- the rpsN gene encoding 30S ribosomal protein S14 has product MAKESMKARERKREATVAKYAEKRKALKEAGDYEALQKLPKNASPVRLHNRCKLTGRPRGYMRTFGISRVTFREMANNGLIPGVKKASW; this is encoded by the coding sequence ATGGCTAAAGAATCAATGAAAGCGCGTGAGCGCAAAAGAGAAGCTACTGTAGCTAAATATGCTGAGAAAAGAAAGGCTCTTAAAGAAGCCGGAGATTACGAAGCATTGCAAAAACTTCCGAAAAATGCATCTCCTGTGAGACTTCACAACAGATGTAAACTAACAGGAAGACCAAGAGGATATATGAGAACGTTTGGTATCTCCAGAGTAACTTTCCGTGAAATGGCAAACAACGGTCTTATCCCAGGTGTTAAAAAAGCAAGTTGGTAA
- the rplE gene encoding 50S ribosomal protein L5 → MEYIVRPKQQYKEKIVPAMMEEFGYKSVMQVPKLEKIVVSQGLGAATADKKIVDYAVEELTAITGQKAVGTLSKKDEAAFKLRKGMPVGARVTLRADKMYEFLDRLTSSALPRIRDFSGIKADGFDGRGNYNLGITEQIIFPEIVIDKVKKIQGMDITFVTSAKTDKEAKALLTHFGLPFKKN, encoded by the coding sequence ATGGAATATATAGTAAGACCAAAACAACAATATAAAGAAAAAATTGTTCCGGCAATGATGGAAGAATTTGGGTACAAAAGCGTAATGCAAGTGCCTAAATTAGAAAAAATCGTTGTATCACAAGGTTTGGGTGCTGCTACAGCCGACAAGAAGATTGTAGACTATGCAGTAGAAGAACTTACAGCAATTACCGGTCAAAAAGCTGTTGGTACTTTGTCTAAAAAAGATGAGGCTGCCTTCAAATTGAGAAAGGGAATGCCAGTAGGAGCAAGAGTAACTCTAAGAGCTGATAAAATGTATGAGTTCTTAGATAGATTAACTTCTTCTGCACTTCCAAGAATTAGAGATTTCTCTGGAATCAAAGCAGACGGTTTCGATGGTAGAGGTAATTATAACTTAGGTATTACTGAGCAGATTATCTTCCCGGAGATTGTTATTGACAAAGTGAAGAAAATCCAAGGGATGGACATTACTTTCGTAACATCTGCGAAAACTGACAAAGAAGCTAAGGCACTATTAACTCACTTCGGTTTACCTTTCAAAAAGAACTAA
- the rplX gene encoding 50S ribosomal protein L24, translated as MTKVKIKRGDNVIVTTGKNKGSKGEVLEVIRKEGKDPRVIVAGINIVKKHTKPSAQNPQGGIVEKEASLHISNVSLVDKSGKATKAGYKVEGDKKVRVAKTTGETL; from the coding sequence ATGACAAAAGTTAAAATAAAAAGAGGAGACAACGTAATCGTTACTACCGGAAAAAATAAAGGAAGTAAAGGTGAAGTTCTTGAGGTAATCAGAAAAGAAGGTAAAGATCCTAGAGTTATTGTTGCAGGTATTAATATTGTTAAGAAACATACTAAGCCATCTGCTCAAAATCCTCAAGGTGGAATCGTTGAGAAAGAGGCTTCACTACATATTTCAAACGTATCATTGGTTGATAAAAGCGGAAAAGCTACAAAAGCTGGATACAAAGTAGAAGGTGATAAAAAAGTGAGAGTTGCAAAAACAACTGGTGAAACTTTATAA
- the rplN gene encoding 50S ribosomal protein L14 has translation MLQTESRLKVADNTGAKEVLVIRVLGGTRRRYASVGDKIVVTIKDSTPSGNAKKGQVSKAVVVRTKKAVRRKDGSYIKFEDNACVLLNAAGEMRGTRVFGPVARELRDKEYMKVISLAPEVL, from the coding sequence ATGTTACAAACAGAATCAAGATTAAAAGTTGCTGATAACACAGGTGCTAAAGAAGTATTGGTGATCAGAGTTCTGGGAGGAACCAGAAGAAGATATGCTTCAGTTGGTGATAAAATCGTTGTTACTATCAAAGATTCTACACCATCAGGTAATGCTAAAAAAGGTCAAGTATCGAAAGCGGTAGTTGTAAGAACTAAAAAAGCAGTTAGAAGAAAAGATGGATCTTACATCAAATTCGAAGACAATGCTTGCGTATTACTAAACGCTGCTGGAGAAATGAGAGGAACACGTGTTTTCGGACCGGTTGCCCGTGAGTTGAGAGACAAAGAATATATGAAAGTGATTTCATTAGCTCCTGAAGTACTTTAA
- the rpsQ gene encoding 30S ribosomal protein S17 translates to MERNLRKERIGVVSSNKMEKTIVVSETTRVKHPMYGKFVLKTKKYTAHDENNECNEGDTVLITETRPLSKNKRWRLVRIIEKAK, encoded by the coding sequence ATGGAAAGAAATTTAAGAAAAGAAAGAATCGGGGTAGTTTCCAGCAATAAAATGGAAAAAACTATTGTTGTTAGCGAAACTACGAGAGTAAAGCACCCAATGTACGGTAAGTTCGTTTTAAAAACGAAAAAATATACTGCACACGATGAGAACAATGAGTGCAACGAAGGAGATACAGTTTTGATTACAGAAACTAGACCTTTGAGCAAGAACAAGAGATGGAGATTAGTAAGAATCATAGAAAAAGCTAAGTAA
- the rpmC gene encoding 50S ribosomal protein L29 gives MKKADIKNLSVEDIKVQLADAKANYSKMKLAHRISPVENPIQIRDLRKTIARLNTELTNKQ, from the coding sequence ATGAAAAAAGCTGACATCAAGAATCTAAGCGTAGAGGATATCAAAGTTCAACTGGCAGATGCTAAAGCTAATTACTCTAAAATGAAATTAGCACACAGAATCAGCCCTGTTGAGAATCCGATTCAGATCAGAGATTTGAGAAAAACAATCGCAAGACTAAATACAGAGTTAACTAACAAACAATAA
- the rplP gene encoding 50S ribosomal protein L16, with protein MLQPKRTKFRRVHKMKMKGIAQRGNQLAYGTFGIKATEGAWITARQIEAARIAATRYMKREGQLWIKIFPDKPITKKPAEVRMGKGKGAVEYWVAVVKPGKIMFEIGGVPYEVAKEALRLAAQKLPVVTKFIVANDFVKPL; from the coding sequence ATGTTACAACCAAAAAGAACCAAATTCCGTAGAGTTCATAAGATGAAAATGAAGGGGATTGCCCAGAGAGGTAATCAACTTGCTTACGGAACTTTCGGGATCAAAGCGACTGAAGGTGCTTGGATCACTGCAAGACAGATTGAAGCAGCGCGTATCGCGGCTACAAGATATATGAAAAGAGAAGGTCAGCTATGGATCAAAATATTCCCGGATAAGCCGATTACTAAGAAACCAGCCGAAGTAAGGATGGGTAAAGGTAAAGGTGCTGTAGAATATTGGGTAGCCGTAGTAAAACCTGGTAAAATTATGTTCGAAATTGGTGGAGTGCCTTACGAAGTAGCGAAAGAAGCTCTTAGACTTGCTGCGCAAAAATTGCCGGTAGTTACCAAATTCATAGTTGCAAACGATTTTGTTAAACCTCTTTAA
- the rpsC gene encoding 30S ribosomal protein S3 yields MGQKTNPIGNRLGIIRGWDSNWFGGKNYGDKIAEDYKIRRYLEARLSKGGISKIYIERTLKLVTVTITTARPGLIIGKGGQEVDKLKEELKKLTGKDIQINIFEIKRPELDAVLVADSIAKQIENRISYRRAVKMAIASTMRMGAEGIKVMISGRLNGAEMARSESFKEGRIPLSTFRADIDYHIGEALTQYGKLGVKVWIMKGEVYGKRELTPLVGQQKKAPAGGRERGERGERGDRKPRRNN; encoded by the coding sequence ATGGGACAGAAGACAAATCCAATTGGTAACAGATTAGGTATCATCAGAGGATGGGATTCGAACTGGTTCGGTGGAAAAAACTACGGTGATAAAATCGCTGAAGACTACAAAATCAGAAGATACCTTGAAGCAAGATTATCTAAAGGTGGTATTTCAAAAATTTATATTGAAAGAACACTAAAATTAGTAACAGTAACTATCACTACTGCAAGACCAGGTTTAATCATCGGAAAAGGCGGTCAGGAAGTTGATAAATTGAAAGAAGAATTGAAAAAATTGACTGGAAAGGATATTCAGATCAACATCTTCGAAATCAAAAGACCTGAGCTTGACGCTGTTTTAGTTGCTGACAGTATTGCTAAACAAATCGAAAACAGAATCTCTTACAGAAGAGCTGTTAAGATGGCAATAGCAAGCACAATGAGAATGGGTGCAGAAGGTATCAAAGTGATGATCTCCGGAAGATTGAACGGAGCAGAGATGGCGAGATCAGAGTCTTTCAAAGAAGGAAGAATTCCTTTGTCCACTTTCCGTGCAGATATCGATTATCATATCGGTGAAGCATTAACTCAATACGGTAAGCTTGGTGTGAAAGTTTGGATTATGAAAGGTGAAGTTTACGGTAAAAGAGAACTTACACCACTTGTAGGACAACAGAAAAAAGCACCTGCTGGCGGTAGAGAAAGAGGCGAGAGAGGAGAAAGAGGAGACAGAAAACCAAGAAGAAATAATTAA
- the rplV gene encoding 50S ribosomal protein L22 has protein sequence MGSRKRESALARKIANQDVAKALHNDCPSSPRKMRLVADIIRGVEVDKALYILKYSKKDASNKLEKVLLSAIANWQAKNEGADIEEANLIVKEIFVDSARQLKRLRPAPQGRGYRIRKRSNHITLILGTKN, from the coding sequence ATGGGATCAAGAAAAAGAGAAAGTGCTTTAGCACGTAAAATAGCAAACCAAGATGTGGCAAAAGCGTTACATAACGACTGTCCGTCTTCTCCAAGAAAAATGAGATTAGTTGCTGACATCATTAGAGGGGTAGAAGTTGATAAAGCTTTATATATCCTAAAATACTCTAAGAAAGATGCATCTAACAAATTAGAAAAAGTATTGCTTTCTGCTATTGCAAACTGGCAAGCTAAAAACGAAGGTGCTGACATCGAGGAGGCTAACCTTATCGTTAAAGAAATATTTGTAGACAGTGCAAGACAATTGAAGAGACTAAGACCTGCCCCACAAGGTAGAGGTTACAGAATCAGAAAAAGATCAAACCACATTACACTAATTTTAGGTACTAAAAATTAA
- the rpsS gene encoding 30S ribosomal protein S19, which produces MARSLKKGPFIHHTLDKKVQANVESGKKTVIKTWSRASMISPDFVGQTIAVHNGKSFIPVYVTENMVGHKLGEFSPTRSFRGHGGNKNKGGR; this is translated from the coding sequence ATGGCAAGATCACTTAAAAAAGGACCATTCATTCATCATACTTTAGATAAGAAGGTTCAGGCAAACGTTGAGTCTGGTAAGAAGACTGTTATCAAAACTTGGTCTAGAGCATCTATGATTTCTCCAGACTTCGTAGGGCAAACTATCGCTGTTCACAATGGGAAGTCTTTTATCCCTGTATATGTAACAGAAAACATGGTTGGTCATAAGTTAGGCGAATTTTCTCCGACTAGATCTTTCAGAGGTCACGGTGGTAACAAAAATAAAGGAGGTAGATAA
- the rplB gene encoding 50S ribosomal protein L2 translates to MSVRKLKPITPGQRFRVVNNFEEITTNKPEKSLTVGIKKSGGRNQTGKMTMRYTGGGHKKKYRIIDFKRNKFNVEATVKTVEYDPNRTAFIALVEYADGEKRYIIAPNGIKVDQKIVSGESVEPNVGNAMKLKNIPLGTVISCVEMKPGQGAILARSAGSSAQLTSRDGKYAIIKLPSGESRMILTECMAMVGSVSNSDHQLTVSGKAGRSRWLGRRPRTRPVVMNPVDHPMGGGEGRSSGGHPRSRNGMPAKGYKTRKKNKVSNRYIVSKRK, encoded by the coding sequence ATGTCTGTTAGAAAATTAAAACCTATCACCCCGGGACAGAGATTCAGAGTTGTAAACAACTTTGAGGAAATTACTACTAACAAGCCAGAGAAATCTCTGACAGTTGGTATTAAAAAGTCAGGTGGACGTAACCAAACTGGTAAAATGACCATGCGTTACACCGGCGGTGGACACAAAAAGAAATACAGAATTATCGACTTCAAGAGAAACAAATTCAACGTTGAAGCTACGGTAAAAACTGTAGAGTATGATCCAAACAGAACTGCATTCATCGCATTAGTTGAGTACGCAGACGGAGAAAAGAGATACATCATCGCTCCAAACGGGATCAAAGTAGATCAGAAAATCGTTTCAGGAGAAAGCGTAGAGCCAAATGTAGGTAACGCAATGAAATTGAAAAACATTCCATTGGGTACTGTAATTTCTTGTGTAGAGATGAAGCCTGGACAAGGTGCAATCTTGGCAAGAAGTGCTGGTTCTTCAGCTCAATTGACCTCAAGAGACGGAAAATATGCAATCATCAAATTGCCTTCAGGAGAATCCAGAATGATCCTTACTGAATGTATGGCAATGGTTGGATCGGTTTCTAACTCAGATCATCAGCTTACAGTATCAGGTAAGGCTGGTAGAAGTAGATGGTTAGGTAGAAGACCAAGAACAAGACCGGTAGTAATGAACCCTGTAGATCACCCAATGGGTGGTGGTGAAGGACGTTCTTCTGGAGGTCACCCAAGATCTAGAAACGGTATGCCGGCTAAAGGTTACAAGACTAGAAAGAAAAACAAAGTGTCTAACCGTTACATCGTATCTAAAAGAAAATAA
- the rplW gene encoding 50S ribosomal protein L23, with the protein MSLIIKPIISEKANYLTDLRGAYSFLVAPKANKIQIKGAIEAAYGVKVADVRTMIYAPKVSSKYTKKGLQVGKTNKLKKAVVTLAAGEVIDIFATN; encoded by the coding sequence ATGTCACTTATTATTAAACCAATTATTTCAGAAAAAGCAAACTATCTTACAGATTTAAGAGGTGCTTATTCTTTCTTGGTAGCTCCAAAAGCTAACAAGATCCAGATTAAAGGTGCTATAGAGGCAGCTTATGGTGTAAAAGTAGCGGACGTTAGAACCATGATTTATGCGCCTAAAGTTTCTTCTAAATACACGAAAAAAGGACTTCAAGTTGGGAAAACTAACAAATTGAAGAAAGCAGTTGTAACATTGGCTGCTGGAGAAGTTATTGATATTTTCGCAACTAATTAA
- the rplD gene encoding 50S ribosomal protein L4: MELVVLNTSGKETGRKVTLDESVFGIEPNQHAVYLEVKQYLAAQRQGTHKSKERSEITASTRKLKKQKGSGSARYGDIKSPTFKGGGRVFGPKPRDYRFKLNKALKRLAKKSVLSQKMRDNSIRVLENLSFDAPKTKEFITLLDALTLTGKKSLFVLPEANKNVYLSSRNLPKTRVLNYNEISSYDLINAGEIIFLEGAVEKFQDNLKK; this comes from the coding sequence ATGGAACTAGTAGTATTAAATACATCAGGAAAAGAGACCGGAAGAAAAGTAACTCTAGACGAATCTGTATTCGGAATTGAGCCAAATCAGCATGCGGTTTACTTAGAAGTGAAGCAGTACCTTGCTGCACAAAGACAAGGAACTCATAAATCAAAAGAAAGAAGCGAAATTACTGCTTCTACAAGAAAGCTTAAAAAGCAAAAAGGTTCAGGATCTGCGAGATATGGTGATATCAAGTCGCCAACTTTCAAAGGTGGAGGTAGAGTTTTTGGTCCAAAACCAAGAGACTACAGATTCAAATTGAACAAAGCGCTTAAGAGATTGGCTAAAAAATCTGTTCTTTCTCAAAAAATGAGAGATAACAGCATCAGAGTTTTAGAAAACTTGAGTTTTGATGCGCCTAAGACTAAAGAATTCATCACATTGTTGGATGCTTTAACACTTACGGGTAAAAAATCATTATTCGTGCTTCCTGAAGCTAACAAGAATGTATATTTATCTTCAAGAAACTTACCTAAAACGAGAGTTTTGAATTATAACGAGATTTCTTCTTATGATTTGATCAACGCAGGTGAGATTATCTTCTTAGAAGGTGCAGTAGAAAAATTTCAGGACAACTTAAAGAAATAA